AACGtcagcgtcgtcgtcgtcgacctcCGGCGGGGGTCCTGAACTACTGATGGATTCGTGGGGAACATGATTGCATGCCCCCGCCACGGCCATTGTTGTTTTCTTCCGCTACAGCATGATGGATTAATAATAAATAGTCTAATTCACTGATCTGTGCAAAATCTCCGTTATAGGTACATGAATCTCGTAGGATTTGGGGATCGCGAGTTCGTCGCAATCAATCAACAAACTGAATTATGTCCGGCAGGTGCAGAGCATCTGACTGATCGATTGCAGTGGGACACTTCGGATAGAATCTTGTCAGTGTCATGTGTTTTGTTGCGGTTGTGTTACGCGAGAGACGGGCATAACATGCGTGACTGGTGCACCCGTTAACAACGTCTTAAGCTTTGATTATTCGCCCGACAGCTTTAGATTCTTAACAATCCGATCGATAATGCGGGCTCCTTTGTCGCAGACACACGGGCTCCAGTGGCTGACATGCTGAGCATTGTTCAAATCATACTCGATTACCACACCATATGTACAGGAGAAAACAATTCACAAGCAACACCAGATCCCAGCCAGCAAGCCAGAGACGAAGGGCGACGCCGACCGCCATTGACGAGAGCTCACTCCTTCTTCCCGATGCCGTGGGACATGTTGTAAATCCCGCGTCCCTGCATCAAAGAACAAGACACCAGTTGGATGAGCCCAGGTCCATGTACGGGATGGCAATGAGTCGAGTACAACGCAACAGAGAATGCAACTTACGACGAGGTACATGCTGGAGACGGCGAGGGCGAGCGGGATGGCGACGGAGGTGATCACGTCGTAGCGGCCCTTGAGGTACGTCGGCTTGTGGACGCTCTGGAAGTACCTCTGCTTCTCCAAGATCTTCTCCCTCGGCTGGAacggcggctccggctccggcgacgacgacggcgccagcGGCGACATCCCCTAGCTCAAAGAGTAAGCTTCGTTTCGCAGCCCAGATCACTGGCCGAGAGTTCCCTTATCGTCTGTTGAAGCAAGTACTCTACACTCAGCAGGAAGCTAATTAAGCACGATCTGCAGAGCTGAACTGCTGGAGCTGTCGACTTTAATAGACACGCCCGAGTCGTCGACCAGAAACCCCCAGAAAGCGCGCAAGAAGAACAAAGCTACGGTCACGTCCAAGTGGGCTACTTCTCCGTCAGACGTCGAACCCCACCACCGAAGCACCGCGGTCTGTCTAGGCGTCTAGCCCGTTCGATTCGGTTGAGCACTTGAGCTAGAGACCAGACGTCTCCGAAAGGCTCCAGAACGTTCTGCGGTTTGCCGGGACGAGAAATCGGGACGGCCCGGCATGAACAGAGAGGATCGATCCCGTGCTTCACGAACGGGAAAAGGCTTCCGCCTTCGGCCTccacgccccgcccgccgcagcGACTGTTCTGCTCGTGTTTCTGTTATTATGGCCTGCCACTGGAAGGTACCTTGTTCATACCCAAATCAAATATATCGGAGTATTTGGTAACacttcatttaaaaaaaaaagacagttCCATTCCACCAACTTCACCTTCCTCCAACTCTACTCCATcaaatctaaaaaaatgtaAAGTTGATCCCCCTGTTTAGCTAATGAGATGCTCCAACTCTAGAATATGATGTTTTTTGCGAATTGTCCATTATACCCTTTGTTGTCGGATCCACCCGTCAGTGTCAATCGCAACAGAAAGCCGCCGCCATCCCTTCGTCTTCGTGATGCCGCCTAGTGGTGACTGGCCGTCCATCCGTCCGtccgtcgcccctccacagATCGCCTCACCTCCAGTAGGCCGACCCCTCCTCGCTCTCCCGCTCTTGATGTGCGCACGTCGAGCTCCTGAGGTCGGAGCACCGACTCGACCATCTCCGATGAGGGGAATCGAACGGGAGCAGGCAAAATCAAGCGAGGTATGGCAAAATCAAGCGGGGTATGGCAAAATCGAGTCG
This sequence is a window from Setaria italica strain Yugu1 chromosome III, Setaria_italica_v2.0, whole genome shotgun sequence. Protein-coding genes within it:
- the LOC101758889 gene encoding uncharacterized protein LOC101758889 produces the protein MSPLAPSSSPEPEPPFQPREKILEKQRYFQSVHKPTYLKGRYDVITSVAIPLALAVSSMYLVGRGIYNMSHGIGKKE